The genomic region ctagggtgtcctggtgccatgtgcactgatggacacccttatgcttgaacatggtattcgttatggacaaactgtgactagcacagaagtccaataactgaacaccgctcgggttcagatcaggggggccgttcctcccaatcacacccctccaggtgtcactgtcgttgcccatgtgggcgttgaagtcccccagtagaacgatagagtccccagtcggagcactttccagcacccctcccagagactccaaaaaggttgggtactctgcactgcggttcggcccgtaggcacaaacaacactgagagacctatccccgacccgtaggcgcagaaagttcattttggaaaatatgCTTCTCTACATTATGGTTTCTATGCATTTATGTCACTGCTTTTTCGATGCTATAGGTATATCTTTCTTTGTGAAGTCCATGGGCAAGTCTTACACAAGGTAAAAGATACATGACACCAAATAATCAAGCTAGTACATGGGAAATGTAACTGGGATGTGTGAAATTGATCAACGATGCTTGAAACAGTGTGATGCTGAAAGGTTTTATTCAACGAGATGGGCATAAAAGCATAGAGGGGTTAGTAGACCTCAACAATAtctattaatttaatataataaacaaaacataaacattttctttttagaatATTGAGAAACATTTAGTTGTTCATGCAGAACTATCCTGTCGGTGATCTTAGACAAAACATGGCTTGTGAGTTTGCTATTATTTTGCTTACACATTTTTACTGGGTGCCTTAGTGGTTGGTAGATCTTAAAtctaattacaaataaaatgcaaaaagatTTTCAGAGTTAACAAACTATCTAAAGGTATTGAACATGTCCTCAATCAAATCAAAGGAGTTGATGTGTCCTCTTCCATCCTAGGCATTTTAGCCATTGTCATGCAGATAAAGGTACAGCCATCGTTACACTTAATGTCATCAAAGCCCTCGGCCCCTGTAGAACACAACATCACTATTAGTCATAGAGTTACACAAATGAAGGATAACTGCGGCACTTTTCTCGAGGAGAAAAAGTACAGATACCACACAGTATATTATGTTTCTGTGAAGAATTTTTTTATACcgtataatttttattttttcagttcTTACTACAGGGTCCATATGGTAAAGGCTAGGATTCAATACAAATCTGTTGTAGCATGCTTGAACTGTAAAGGCAATTACTTTAAATCCAGTCCACTTGGATGCTGAAATATTTCCTTTACATGTGCTAAGCGTTGGAGTACTTTGTTATTCTTTCATTgtaattcaaattattttccatAATACATCTGCAGTAATAGTGAAATGATGATGTTTAACAGTATTTATTAACTGCCATGCTGGGATTGACTTTGATATGTGCCCATTGATTTCTGACCCCTGTCCCCGGCACGGCAATGTGGTTCAAATGGGAACGTCATGATGATTTTGTGGTTGGGGCAAGAGACCAGTGTAAATATCATAATCAACATTCTACAGATTGTGTTCGTGtaagaaaacactgaataatGTATGGAATcatgttatttacatttctgtgaaatatattttcagtaaCAAGTATCACTTTTACAGCTGTTTTGAAGTGACGGAtgacagtatttaaaaaaatttagcGAGCACGGGAGGAAGAGAGTTGTTTTAAAGAAAGCATTGCATCTTGTGTAGAAATTCAGTTTTTAGCAACTTTAAAAGGTGCATTTGTGTATCTGAACTTAAGTGTCACTAATGCAAGAATACATTGGCAATACTAACCTTTATAAGAGTTCAGTGCCACACAGTCTTCCTCTCCATACTGCTGTTCAATGGCACCGTCGGCCCATGAAAAATCTGCGTTGCTCCCATCAGTCCAAACATATTTCCCTTCCTGACAGTGAGGACAAGGTTCAAGGTTATCAACAGTAGTAATTTATCTATTgtctaaatttaaaaaaaatcgaaGATCTGCTATGCACTATTGAGGTGATTCGTTTTGTTTTACCTCATCCAGATCATTTAGTCCCACCCAGGCATACGCAGATATGTCCTGGGTCTTCTTCACCATGGACAGAAGAAGCTGGTATTCATTAATGGAGTGAGCAGCAGCCAGGGTACCGCCTTCTTTCTGACAGTAATTCTGTATAAAGAAATATCCATATTATCATTGATTTCTATAACAAGCAATGTTGAGATTAGATCAGAAATGGTCAAACAAAAAGAGGTAAATAGTGATGTAATCATTGCAATCCGTGTTTTTGTGAATACTTTtataatgagagaaaaaaagtgcTAACTGACAaagaaagtctataattttaatggtaggtttatttgggGATCAAAAAAAAATTTTCTTCACTGTATATACATCACTTTAAATGTGAGTGAGATACTGACCAGTGCATCTGTCCATCCCATTTTTTCCTGGATCAGTTTGTAGCAATGAGGTACGTTGTTAGAGGCTAAAGAATACCCTGGCTGGCAATTatctggagaaaataaatatatgtttaaaaCCACTACAATCTAGCACATAACTACGACTTACTTATTATAACAGTAAATGGAATAAACACATCTGAAAATAATTGGTTTATAAATTAGGTTAACCACCAACGTGTCACTTACAAatatcattgccatgaaagCCTTCAGCTCCGAGGAGGGTGACAAGGACACAGGCCAGGACAGACAAAGTTAGGACTCTCATGATGATTAGAAGAGGGTGGTGGTCCTGTAGAGATCTACTGCTGTTTTTCCTATTAACAGAAATAGAACAATGTtacagatacagttgtgctcgtaagtttgcataccctggcagaacttgtgaaatgttggcattgattttgaaaatatgacagatcatgcaaaaaaacatttatttaaggatagtgatcatatgaagccatttataatcacatagttgtttggctcctttttaaatcataatgataacagaaattttatgattgtgccattcagTTTTAAGTTACagctgaatatgaatcccatcacaaataaaatatgtgttttacatgctcactcatgttttctttacaaatggtaaatatattaccaattctccaagggtatgcaaacttttgagcacaaatgtaaTTGTAGGCTAAATTATCAGCAAAataacagagcaaaatacataAATTGTTGATTGTTAAATTATACCATGTTTGGTCAAGAACGAATAACACAATACGATCTAAATATTCAGCAAATTCTGGGCACTCACCGAAGTCCGAAGAGAAGACCTCCAGGTTGTCTTTCTTTGAGTGGCCAGAAAGTTCAGATgtgttttcactcaaaatgcAATGCCTtataaacagacatttacagAAGTACAACCACAGATATCATCTGCAATTCATTTCCATTTCAGAGATTAGTGACAGTGATGTTTTTTGATGATGTAAGTGTCAAATGGAACTAAGTATGATGTGACTGTCTAGTTTCTTGATCAACCTGTTAATCTGTTTCAGAATGCTACTCAGAGGTGCAGTAATTCACTATTAATGAACAGTTTATAGATCAGGTACAGTTCATTAATATCAATCAACtgatcaatcacatttattatagaaagccctttttacatcccatgttttatttacatgtacatCCATGTATCATCTTTATTGCCGTGAAAAGGACATTGTGTTTCCATCCAGTCGGTGACAAAACATGGCTTGTGAGTTTGCTATTATTTTGCTTACACATTTTTACTGGGTGCCTTAGTGGTTGGTAGATCTTAAATCTAATTACagataaaatgcaataaaattttGAGAGTTAACAAACTATCTAAAGGTATTGAACATGTCCTCAATCAAATCAGAGGAGTTCTGATGGTGTTGCGTTCCTCTTCCATCTTAGGCATTTTCAGCCATTGTCATGCAGATAAAGGTACAGTCACTGTTACACTTAATGTCATCAAAGCCCTCAGCCCCTGTAGAACACAACATCACTATTAGTCATAGCGCTCCACAAATGAAGGATAACTGCGGCACTTTTCTCGAGGAGAAAAAGTACAGATACCACACAGTATATTATGTTTCTGTGAAGAAATTCTTTACACCATATCATTTATTTACTTACTACAGGGTCCATATGGTGAAGGCTAGGATTCAATACAAATTGGTTGTTGCATGCTAGAACTGTAAAGGCAATTACTTTAAATCCAGTCCACTTGGATGCTGAAATATTTCCTTAAAAGTTTTGGAGTATTTTGTGATTCTTTCATTgtaattcaaattattttccatAATACATCTGCAGTAATAGTGAAATGATGATATTTAACAGTATTTATTAACTGCCATCATTGCTGGGATTGACTTTGATATGTGCCCATTGATTTCTGACCCCCGCCCCCGGCACGGCAATGTGGTTCAAATGGGAACGTCATGATGATTTTGTGGTTGGGGCAAGAGACCAGTGTAAATATCATAATCAACATTCTACAGATTGTGTTCGTGtaagaaaacactgaataatGTATGGAATcatgttatttacatttctgtgaaatatattttcagtaaCAAGTATCACTTTTACAGCTGTTTTGAAGTGACGGATGACAGTATTTAAAAGATGTTAGCGAGCACTGGAGGAAGAGAGTTGTTTTAATGAAAGCATTGCAGCTTGTGTAGAAATTCAGTTTTTAGCAACTTTAAAAGGTGCATTTGTGTATCTGAACTTAAGTGTAACTAATGCAAGAATACATTGCCAATACTAACCTTTATAAGAGTTCAGTGCCACACAGTCTTCCTCTCCATACTGCTGTTCTATGGCACTCTTGGACCAGGAAAAATCTGCGTTGCTCCCATCAGTCCACACATATTTCCCTTCCTGACAGTGAGGACAAGGTTCAAGGTTATCAACAGTAGTAATTTATCTAttgtctaaataaataaaaaatcgaAGATCTGCTATGCGCTATTGAGGTGTTTCGTTTTGTTTTACTTCATCTAGATCATTTAGTCCCACCCAGGCATACGCAGATATGTCCTGGGTCTTCTTCACCATGGACAGAAGAAGCTGGTATTCATTAATGGAGTGAGCACCAGCCAGGGTACCGCCTTCTTTCTGACAGTAATTCTGTACAAAGAAATATCCATATTATCATTGATTTCTAACAAGCAATGTCGTAATTAGGTCAGAAATGGTCAAATAAAAAGAGGTAAATAGTGATGTAATCATGGCAATCCGTATTTTTGTGAATACTTTtataatgagagaaaaaaagtgcTAACTGACAAAGAAAGTCTATAATtctaatggtaggtttatttggggatcaaaaaatatttttcttcactGTATATACATCACTTTAAATTTGAGTGAGATACTGACCAGTGCATCTGTCCATCCCATTTGTTTCTGGATCAGTTTGTAGCAATGAGGTACGTTGTTAGAGGCTAAAGAATACCCTGGCTGGCAATTATCTGGAgaaaattaaatatatgtttaaaaCCACTACAATCTGGCACATAACTACGACTTACTTATTATAACAGTAAATGGAATAAACACATCTGAAAATAAATTGGGTTATTAATTAGGTTAACCACCAACGTGTCACTTACAAATATCATTGCAATGAAAGCCTTCAGCTCCGAGGAGGGTGACAAGGACGCAGGCCAGGACAGACAAAGTTATGACTCTCATGATGATTAGAAGAGGTTGGTGGTCCTGTAGAGATCTACTGCTGTTTTTCCTATTAACAGAATTAGAACAATGTtacagatacagttgtgctcgtaagtttgcataccctggcagaacttgtgaaatgttggcattgattttgaaaatatgactgatcatgcataaaaacatttatttaaggatagtgatcatatgaagccatttattatcacatagttgtttggctcctttttaaatcataatgataacagatatCACCCAAACGgattaaaagtttacatacccttgaatgtttggccttgttacagacacacaaggtgacacacacaggtgaaaatggcaattaaaggtgaatgtccCACACCTATGACTtttgaaattgcaattagtgtctgtgtatagtctatgactttgttagctctcacgtggatgcactgagcaggctagatactgagccatggggagcagaataTAACTATCAAAAACCTGCGTAACacggtaatggaactttatgaagatggaaaaggaaataaaaagatttccaaaaagatttccaaagccttgcaaatgccagtcagtactgttcaatcacataaGAAGGGGaacattcggggatctcttgataccaaaccaagatcaggtagaccaagaaagatttcagccaaaactgccagaagaattgttcaggatacaaagaaaaactcacaggtaacctcaggtgaaatacaggctgctctggaaaaagacagtgtggttgtttcaaggagcccaatacgacgatacttgaacaaaagttagctgcatggtcaagttgccagaaagaagcctttactgggccagtgccacaaaaaagcccagttacaatatgcccaacaacaccatGACAcatctcacagcttctggcacactgtattttggagtgacgagaacaaaatagagcttaatagtcacaaccataagcgctgtgtttggagaagggtcaacaaggcctatagtgaacagaataccatcccctctgtgaagtatggtggtggctcactgatgttttgggggtgtgtgagctctgaaGGCACGAGGAatcttatgaaaatgtatggcaagatgttatcagaaaatactggcggACAttggacgctcttggactttccagcatgacaatgacccaagcacaaggccaagttgaccctccagtggttacagcagaaaaaggttaaGGTTCTAGAGTGGttatcacagtctcctgacctttatatcctcaagccactctggggagatctcaaacgtgcggttcttGCAAGATGTCCAATGACTTTGCATGACATGGAGGctttttgccaagacgaatggacaGCTTTAACAGCTGCAAGAAtttagggcctcatagacaactattacaaaagactgcacgctgtcactgatgctaaagagggcaaGTATTAAAAATTGagaagggtatgcagacttttgaacaggggtcagttcatttttttgtcagttcatgttttgttttatgattgtgccattcggTTTTTtgttacagttgaatatgaatcccattacaaataaaatatgtgttttacatgctcactcatgttttctttacaaatggtacatatattaccaattctccaagggtaggcaaacttttgagcacaaatgtaaTTGTAGGCTAAATTATCAGCAAAATAACGGAGCAAAATACACAAATTGTTGATTGTTAAATTATACCATGTTTGGGCAAgaacaaataacacaatacaatCTAAATATTCAGCAAATTCTGGGCACTCACCGAAGTCTGAAGAGAAAACCTCAAGGTTCTCTTTCTTAAAGTGGCCAGAAAGTTCTGATGTCTTTTCACTCAAAATGCAAGGCCTTCTGAACCGACATTTACAGAAGGTCAACCACAGATATCATCTGCAACTCATCTCCATTTCAGAGAATAGTGACagtgatgtttttttatgaTGCAAGTGTAAGATGGAACTAAGTTTGATGTGACTGTCCAGTTTCTTGATCAACCTGTTAATCTGTTTCAGAATGCTACTCAGAGGTGCAGTAATTCACTATTAATTAACAGTTTAAAGATCAGGTACAACATGCCTTTAACATCAATCAactaatcaatcacatttattatagaaagccctttttacatcccATGTTTCATTTACATGTACATCCATGTATCATCTTTATTGCAATGAAAAGGACATTGTGTTTCCAAAAGACATCACCAAACAGcagctgaaactgaaaacagAAACTCCCTGAAACTTTGATTTGTTGGAGGACAGACCATCCCCAGGGTCCAAATTAGATGTTCAGTCTTTCCAAAATGATTTTGGCACTCAATGGTTTTAAAGGGTCAAGAAAGCACAAGGACAGATGAAGATACTTGGCCTGATGCCATTAGAGGTAATTTACCACCTTCACAAATTAAGTCTCAATAGAATGATGAGGTTTGAAACCACACTTGAGCGTTGTGTACTGCAAATATGGCAGTGCCTCTCAAAAGTCTTCACCTCCCCTTCAACTTCACATTTTAGTTGTAAATTGTAATTAATTAGTAGTTTTAGCCACAGATAAACACCAAAAAGTCCCATCATTTGCATGAATTCATCATTGGCGAAGTCTAATGTCTGTTATGGAAGGTTGTTTTATAAttgggaaaaaacaaacataaccaTATCTACCCCAAATTTGGCCCCCTCATAAATGTGTGACCTTGAACACTCTGGAAGCACATCTCACTTGTCAAACTGCTCTAATGAAATTGCTCACTCAATCAGGATGTTTAGGCAGGCATAGACGTTGAGGAGAAATCA from Esox lucius isolate fEsoLuc1 chromosome 5, fEsoLuc1.pri, whole genome shotgun sequence harbors:
- the LOC105006618 gene encoding C-type mannose receptor 2-like, with protein sequence MRVITLSVLACVLVTLLGAEGFHCNDIYNCQPGYSLASNNVPHCYKLIQKQMGWTDALNYCQKEGGTLAGAHSINEYQLLLSMVKKTQDISAYAWVGLNDLDEEGKYVWTDGSNADFSWSKSAIEQQYGEEDCVALNSYKERQPGGLLFGLRKNSSRSLQDHHPLLIIMRVLTLSVLACVLVTLLGAEGFHGNDIYNCQPGYSLASNNVPHCYKLIQEKMGWTDALNYCQKEGGTLAAAHSINEYQLLLSMVKKTQDISAYAWVGLNDLDEEGKYVWTDGSNADFSWADGAIEQQYGEEDCVALNSYKGAEGFDDIKCNSGCTFICMTMAENA